From a region of the Tachypleus tridentatus isolate NWPU-2018 chromosome 1, ASM421037v1, whole genome shotgun sequence genome:
- the LOC143246412 gene encoding bestrophin-1-like isoform X3, producing the protein MYYGYEYSLMTKEERTVYEEISVVHGKWWIPAQWFTALATRARKEGRIKDDILLSDLLNELHTFRGNCGMLFNFDWISIPLVYTQVVTLAIYTYFMASVMGRQYLNPEKGYPGYEVDLYIPIFTILQFFFYMGWLKVAEQLINPFGEDDDDFELNWCLDRNLVISFLIVDEMCQRHPRLVKDQYWDELEPQLPYTKSSVALRTQPHLGSAVNLDINLDEAEFVPMETIMEDDGEENTYSSPPVSPNTELLYPGFPQPDKPTIPIVDETGSQSGLKGFSDFPGSKFLNMLIGHSSSENVAQTPKKEGSIMPTFTLKTPSRKSRTSSQSENTKNSQNDEKDDQELVTMPQESHDVLKNDATGTSVQQSSLIIDIPASEIRSDGPTDQSEFSVKKSKDTEPTGTVEDCKEGNKMVTFEGDQNQPSKDVVVEMDSASDSPTDQVQSPFEPTLSDESLAVYVESNQSTVSSYAELLGEQ; encoded by the exons ATGTATTATGGCTATGAATATA gtcTGATGACAAAGGAAGAACGTACTGTGTATGAAGAGATTTCTGTTGTTCACGGGAAGTGGTGGATTCCAGCCCAGTGGTTCACAGCTTTAGCCACACGTGCAAGGAAGGAGGGTAGAATTAAAGATGACATTCTCTTGAGTGATCTGCTGAAT GAACTGCATACATTTCGTGGAAACTGTGGAATGTTATTCAATTTTGACTGGATTAGCATTCCTCTTGTGTATACACAG GTTGTAACTCTGGCCATTTACACTTACTTTATGGCATCAGTTATGGGTCGTCAGTATTTAAATCCAGAGAAAGGTTACCCAGGGTATGAAGTGGATCTCTATATTCCTATATTCACAATTTTGCAGTTTTTCTTTTACATGGGTTGGTTAAAG GTAGCAGAGCAGCTTATTAATCCTTTTGGGGAAGATGACGATGATTTTGAGTTAAATTGGTGTTTAGACAGAAACCTTGTG ATATCGTTTTTGATAGTAGATGAAATGTGTCAACGACATCCTCGCCTTGTTAAAGATCAGTACTGGGATGAACTAGAGCCTCAGCTTCCATATACTAAATCTTCAGTGGCTCTTCGCACTCAACCTCACTTAGGTTCTGCTGTTAATCTGGA CATTAATCTTGATGAAGCTGAGTTTGTTCCAATGGAAACGATCATGGAAGACGATGGAGAAGAGAACACCTATAGCAGCCCTCCAGTCAGCCCAAATACAGAATTATTGTACCCAGGTTTTCCACAACCTGATAAACCAACTATTCCTATTGTAGATGAAACTGGCTCTCAGTCAGGTCTCAAAGGCTTTAGTGATTTTCCAGGGAgcaaatttttaaatatgttgataGGACATAGTAGTTCAGAAAATGTAGCACAAACCCCAAAGAAAGAGGGGAGCATAATGCCTACTTTTACACTAAAAACACCAAGTCGAAAATCTCGCACAAGTTCTCAGAGTGAAAATACAAAGAATTCACAAAATGATGAAAAAGATGATCAAGAGTTGGTTACAATGCCACAGGAATCTCATGATGTTTTGAAAAATGATGCTACAGGAACCTCAGTTCAGCAGTCTTCACTGATTATAGATATTCCTGCTAGTGAAATCCGTTCAGATGGCCCTACTGATCAATCTGAGTTTTCAGTCAAGAAGAGTAAGGACACTGAGCCCACTGGAACAGTAGAGGACTGTAAAGAAGGAAACAAAATGGTCACTTTTGAAGGAGATCAAAATCAACCATCAAAAGATGTAGTTGTAGAAATGGATTCTGCCTCTGACTCTCCAACAGATCAAGTACAATCACCATTTGAACCAACACTGTCAGATGAAAGTCTTGCTGTATATGTAGAAAGCAATCAAAGCACAGTTAGTAGTTATGCTGAGCTCTTAGGAGAACaatag